The genomic stretch TATTTGTGGTAATTGGGATATTTACCACAGTATATAACTTAATTCGTTTAGGATTTTTAATTGGGGTTGATTACCCTTATATATGAGAATTATTCCCCCTACATTTGTGTAGATTCTTTAGTTTCAGTATTCCTCTTTTATATATATTTAAAAAAGGACATAAAATTAATATGATAAGTATTTTAGCTGTCTTTGGAGCGATATTTGGATTTTTATTTGCTGATTTAGGGGCTGATCCAGTAGCCACCCAAATTGATAGAGAATACAATAATCTTAAAGAAGGAACAAGGGAATGAAATAATGCTGGTTTTAACTTAGGCTATGACAACGTTTTATTTTGAGATTTTATCTTTGCACATTCATTTGTTTTAATTATGCCAGTATTTACTCATATAGTATATGGTAAAAAAGCAAAAATAAAATTGAGAAATTTTGTACAAGGATCTGTTATGATGCTTGGTATGTTAGTTTTAGTCTTAATTGGCAATGTAGCATTATACAATGGAATTAAGAATTCAAATAATATTGTAAAGATCCAATGAACTTCTAACTGATTCTACTTAGGAGCTAAAGGAATTAATACTTTAGGCAAATTATCTCAATGGCCATTTTCTCCAATTATCTTTGGACTTGCTGGTGTATTAGTTAATATGCTTGGTTATATCTTTTATATTTTTATGTCAAGTATTGACTTTGACTTTAATAAACACTATATACCAAATAAAGTATCACGTAAAAAATTTAAAGCTGTTTGGCATGGACTAAAAACACCTTGGAAAGAAATTTTAAATTTGAAAATTAAGGATTAAAAAGCCATTTGTTATAAAGTCTGACAGAAAAGTTAATATTTTCATGTAAATTCTCTGTCTAGATTTATTATCCAAAAAATCAAGGAATTTGTAAACTGATATTATTATAAAATAATAAGATCAAAATCTTTCTAAAGCACTACTTTTGTTTTGCAAATGGTATGATTGAAAAAAGTAAAGAAAAACAATATTCAGAATTATCTGAATATTGTTTTTCTATTTGCTACCATCGTTTGTTTTTAATATTATAATATACTATTCGTATTCGAAATTTATGTTTAAATCGTCTATATTTTGGATATTTTTTTTTATCAATAATTAAAAAATAAGTTTTAAACCAATCGCCTGCACCAACTGATGTATTTCCTCCTAATTTCATATCTGAATGGAATAAGAAAAATCGATAGCTATTATTAAAATTAAATTTAATGTTAAGTTGGTGTGTTTGTTTATCAAAAGAAAAATTTTTGATATTTAAACCTTTTCCTTTGTTATCTGATACTGAAATTTTTTTATATAAATAATTATTTAAAATTACAATATCTTGGGTATCAAAATTTACTTTTTCTAATAATTCATTATGTTCCTTAATTATCTTTTCTTTATTTTGGTATTTTTTTGGATTGTGTTTTTGTAATAAATGAATAAATTGATCTTGATTTTTTATTAAGTAGCTGGTTACTTTTAAATTATCAGTTTGTCACTTTAGTTTATTTAAATGATCATAATTACTTTTATTAAAATATTTATATGCAATATCACTAGAAAGATAATTAAATTCATTTTCTTGCACATTTTCTTTTCATCTAGAATAACTTTCCTTATCATTATCTAAGATTTTATCTTCATCTATAACAAATAATCTTGGACTTACACCTTCTTTAGTTCAAGCGTTTTTATCATAGTTTCAATACGAGTTTTCAGAAATTAAACGAGATTTTTCAATTGTTTTAACTTCATAAAAGTAAACTCCGAGTAATGATGCAGGTAAAACAACTAGGGGAAAAATAACAAGAGAGTACTTTATAAACTTTTTTTCTTAGTTTTGTTTCACATATGTTATTGCAACTTCTGTGTTTTTTATTCCATTTTATATGGATATGCTTCCAGTGTATAATAACCATCTGATGGAGCAGTAAACTCAATTACTTCAACGTTTCTACTACCAAAATTAGAAATAGCCAATTGATACCAAGACTGGCTTTTGATTTTAAAGTCTATGTCCGTTTTATCTCCTAATCTATCATGTAAAAAAACTAGAGAAGCTCTTATCTTATCACCTTTATTAAAATACACACGTCGAGAATTTAGATAGGGCGGATTATTCTTATTAATATTTTTAATGACAATTAAAGATTGCATTGCTTCTTCAATTTTATTATATTGTGGTATTTCATATCCTGTTTCTGCAGTGTAAATTGAATTTACACCAGCAGGTTTTCTTGATCCTGTTATTAGTGCAGATTTGAAGATGATTGAGTCAGATCCAAGATCAAATTTATGAGGGTATTTTTGTTTTAACATTCCAGCAATTGCCGTTACAACGGGTGCCGAAAAACTTGTTCCATTATTATTGTAACCAGCAGTTACTAAATTTCCGTCCTCATCATAATACTGAGTTCTATCAGAGAACCAATAGTTACCTCCTGGAGTGACAACGGAAACGTAATTTAGATCATTACCAATTTGGCTATAATAAGATTTCTTTTCAAGGTTTTCATTAGCAGTTGCACCTACAATAATGCTATTTCTAGACAAGCCATTGCTAAATAATGTTTTTAGGCCGTAATCATAATAGTTACTTGCGGCAACTATATTTATTAATTCCTTATTATTATAAATTAAATCATCTAAATATTTTGACAGCCAATTATATTTAAGCATTTGAGGGTCCACTTTTCTAAGTTTTTTTATAAACCCTAATGATCAACTATTATTAACAATATTTGTGTGCCTTAATAGGTAATTCATCTCCCCAGAAATGCCATTTCAATTAATAGCAACTTGAACAGAAACAATTCCCAATGTAGGCATAATTCCTTTTTTACCAGCTATTAATTCAGATACTTGTGTCGAATGTCGAGTATGTTTTTCATTGAAAAATCATTCATTACGTCACCAAATCCCATTTCCATACTTACGATTTCACTCAAAAGTGGGAAAATGACTTTCTACAACACCAGGCTCAAGGACACCAACGCTTAACTTGTTGTTTATAAAACTATTAAAATGCCTAGATCTAGTTTCTTTGTCAAGTCCAACCGAGGCAAATAAATATTCATTAACATTCTCTCTAGATCAATCTGAATTATAGTATCTACTATCATAAATATTTAAATCTTCAAGTGATAACTTATCATTTTGTAACGTTCGAATTTTCACAAAGTCTTCATAGTAAACATTGGTATTAAAGTCATAAATCTTATTAAATTCAATGTTATTTTTAGTTAAAAAATCTGTAGTAAACGTCAATAAACTCTTTGAGTCTACTTCTTTATGTTGTGCAATCGATAGAACTGATGTGTATTCATCATATTTCACCATAAACTCAAAGTTAAACTTTTTTTTAAGTTCATCGTGTAATAAAGTTACTTTTTCATCAGTTATTGAACTAAAAATATCTAGTCTATTAACTCCAAAATTTATATTAAATTGTTCACTATCTGAACCCTGTGTTGATAAAAATTATTAATTAGAAATGTCACATGCAAGTTTTTTGCATGTGACATTGTTTTTGTCTGCCTTGTAATAAAATAGTTGTATTAATAAATTTTAAAAAATGAAAGGAAACTTTAAAATTATATGAAAAATTTAGAAAATATATTTGTGTTTTTGACAAATATCGAAAAGAAAATAAATATCAACATTTTAAAATTGAAGAGAATCACAATACTATTTTGAAAATGCAAGGAGCACTTGAGACGCAGCGAAAATTACGAACAAGCCAAATCGATCTAGAACAACTTTATAATATTTTACAAGAACTTTCTGAAGGCTTCTCAATCCAAGAAGTAGCTAAGATTTTGATAGAGACATTCGAAGCATAAAAAGTAAAATCGAAATTATTACAAATCGCAGACCATTGAGTTTAGATAAACACAATCGCTATGTTTGTCCTAAGTGCTTAAAAAGAGTAATGAGCGTTAAAACTCTTAATTTTGCGAAGCTATACGAACATTTATTAGGCTATTCATTTTCGCGACTCTTTTTTGTAAGTGATGCAATTAAAGAGAAATGAAAGGCCTACAGAAAGTATTGGTATAGTGAACTTAATACATACAATAAAAATAGAAATAAAAAGAATTTAGTTCAAAAAGAAGTTAAGAAATCAGTTACATACCTTGTCAATTCTTTTAAAAAAATATCACCTGATGAATTTGCTGCCTCACCTAGTACAATTTATAAAATAATTAAAAAATACCCTTATTTCCTTGAATTTGACCACATTGTCAAAAAATCTGAAGGAAAATATGGAACACGGAAGCAAAAACAAACCAAACCTAAAACATTAAAATATGCAACAGAAATTTCAAAACGTCCAGATTATATTAATGATCGCTTAGAACATGGTCATTTTGAATTAGACACCGTTATTGGAAAAATCAATGATACATATTGTATTGTAACCATAATTGAACGGCAAACCAGAATGTCTTATGCTATGCTCTCAAAACGTAACTCCAAAGCTATAAAACAAACTCTTCTCTAACTAATCAAGAAACACAACTTAAACATTAAAACTTTAACAGTTGATAATGGTAGTGAAAATGTCTTATTACACCATGTCATTCCAACTGAAAGATTATTTAAATGCCAACCATATAGTTCATGACAAAAAGGTTCAATAGAAAATATGCACCGCTTAATTAGGTATTACATTCCCAAAGGAAAAAGCTTTGATAAATACTCTCAGCATGGAATTGATTATATGATGGATAAAATAAATAACTACCGACAAGTTGTACGGCAATATAAGATAACCTAAAAATTTTTTAAATCCCCCGCCCTTGATTGCAATCAAGGGGGCCTTACTTTTGAAAAAGTAAGCAAAACCGACGAGAAAACACTAGTGTGTTTTCTGTTTTAGCATACATTTTTTATGTAAAATTTATGTTAAAATTAAAAGACAATTATTTTGTTAATATCTCGCATGTGACTTTTCCAAAAAACATTTAATAAAATTCTTATTAAATTTTTTTATGTTCATAAACATACTCCTTTTTAAATATTGTTTACATAATCAATAAATTAACTAATTTGCCTTACGAATACATTAGGCAATTTTATTATATCATTTTTTATGATATTTGTGTTTAATTGAATTTAATCTTGTATATGAAATAAAAAAATTTGAAAGATAAATTTAAAGCCCTACAGAATAGATAATGTTTACTAGTTAACTTCTCTGCGAGTTTTAAAAAATTGCTTTTTAATATTAAAAATTAGTTATGTAATATTTAGATAACTTAACTGTTAATGTATAATATATAAAATATTATAAAAGGAGGTAATTTCATATGTCACAAATAATAAACGAAGATATCTTATGGAAAGCAGCAGAAAAACTTAGAGATAAAGTCGATCCTGCTGATTATAAGAATATTGTTTTAGGACTAGTATTTTTAAAATACGTTAGCGATAAATATACCGCAAAATATAATGAATTAATTAAGTATAATGATGGACGCGAAGAAGATGAAGATTATTATACAGCTGAACACGTTTTTATTGTTCCTAAAGAATCATTGTGAACCTATGTAGCTTCACATTCCAAACAAGATAATTTAGGTCAAGTAATTGATAATGCATTTATCTTACTTGAGAAAATTAATAATCAATTAAAGGGTATATTACCAAAAACATATTCAAAAAGCGATTTAGATAAAACTGCTTTGGGTGAATTAGTTGATTTTTTTACTAATAATTTAAATATGGAAGACGCTGATGGTGACTTTTTTGGGCAAGTATATGAATATTATGTTGGTGCTTTTGCTAAATATATTCCAACTAAAGGTGGTGAATTTTTTACCCCTAAATCAGTAGTTCAATTAATGGTTGACATTTTAGAACCTTATAAAGGTAGAGTTTACGATCCTTGTTGTGGCTCAGGTGGAATGTTTGTACAATGTTCTAAGTTTGTTAAAGAACACCAAGGTAAGATTGATAACATTTCAATCTTTGGTCAAGAATCTAATCCTGGAACCTGAAAAATGGCTAAAATGAATTTGGCAATACGAGGCCTTGAAGGAAACCTTGGTGAGCGTAATGGTGATACATTTACTGACGATTTACATAAATCATTACGAGCAGATTATATTATTGCTAATCCACCATACAACTTAAAAGAGTTTTGAAAACCTTCGCTGCAAGGAGATCCACGTTGAGTCTTTGGTAAACCATCTGAAAAAAACGGTAATTATGCTTGATTATCATTAATGTATGCAAAGCTCTCTCCAAAAGGAAAAGCAGCAATCTTAATGCCTAATGGAGCAACAACGTCTAATACCCAAGATGATTATAAAATTCGTAAAGCTATGATTGAATCTGGTAAAATTGATGCAATCTTAGCTTTACCTAATAAATTGTTTGCTAATGTCAGCATTTCAGTGCAATGTTGAATCTTAAATAAAGATAAAACAAATAAAGATATTTTATTTGTTAATGCTGATGAAATGGGTAAACTAATTTCTCGTAAAATTAGAGTATTAGAAGATGACGATATAAACAAAATCCTTAAAGCCTATAAAGACTTTAAGTCTAATACTTTAATAGATCTTCCAGGTTTTTGTAAGAAAGCAACACTGGATGAAATAATTGCCCAGGATTATAGTTTAAATCCTGGGCGATATGTAGGAGCAGATGAATCAAATAAATTATCTCCAGAAGAGATTAAAGAACAGCTAAAAGTTGCATCTGCTGAATTATTAAAACTAATGAAGGAGGGCATGGAACTAGAAGAAAAAGTTAAAGAGATTTTAGAAGAAGAGATTAAATAAGATAGTGTTAACTATGTGAATTTGATTATCAATAGATGGTAGGTCTATTTTTAAGTTTTCAAATGTTTTAATTTGCAAGTGCTTAATAGCAGCACCAGTCCCTTTTGTTTGGAGTGTTTGCCTTAGTTTTAGTAAATAATAAAAAAGATATAAGGGCATTATTTTATCTGAAAGTTTTTCAAAATATATAAAACCAGAATATAGACACATTTGTGATCCAGTAAAAATTGGTATTCCTAGAGTCCCAGAACTTGAAACAACTAAAGTACCCTTAGGGACAAGTTTAGTTTTATTAATACCCTCATGTTTTATAAATTCATGTGTATTATTAACTACTCTATCTCCAAGTTTAAAGTCAGCGATTTTTAACCAAGGGTATCCAGTATTAGAAAGATATTTACTAACAGGGAATGGTTGAGATCCTCTGCTAATTATTGCTAAATCTTTTAATTGATAAATCATTATATACCTCGAATGTTAACTATGTGTTGTTGGGTATTGAAATTTGGTAATTCTATGTTGATGTTTTCTAATATATCTGTAGTTAATTCCTTCATAACAGCACCACTAGATATTGAATTGAAAAATTTGATTTTCGTTGAAAGTCAGTAATACATATATTCATTATTGATTAGTGCTGGATTACATACCAACGATTTAAATCCTTGGCTTGTGCAAAGTTCAACCCCTGCAATAGCTAAATAGCCAATTGATGCTTTTGATGAAAGCAAAACAGTGCCTTTAGGAACTAGTGTAGTTGAACAACTATCATAACCTTCTTTAGTAATTAATTTATTGGATGTATAAATATATTTGCCATTAAATGATGATAAATCTGATGGAGTTATTCAAACAATATTACCATTTCAATATGCTTTATTTTTAGTAGATGGAGTTGAACCATTAATAATTTGTGCAATCTCTTTAATTTTATAAGTTCTCATAATATGAAACTAAAAGAAATATTAGAAATTTGTTATGGAAAAGATCAAAAAAATGTTGAAGTTGATTCAAGTGAAATACCAATTTTAGGGTCTGGAGGAATAATTGGGTATTCTTCTAAATATCTATATGACAAAGAATCAGTATTAATTGGAAGAGTAGGTACAATTGCAACACCTTTTTATATTAATAAACCTTTTTGAACTGTTAATACGTTATTTTATACTAAAATAGATGTTACAAAAGTTATTCCTAGATATTTATATTATTGATTATTAACAAAAAACTTAAATGTTCACAGAGAGGGTTCTGCAGTTCCTAGATTAACAAGAAAAAATCTGAATGAACTGGAATTGGTACTACCGCCCATCAATACCCAACAACACATAGTTAACACTATCGGTAGTGTGGATGATTTGATTGAGAATTATCAAGGAAGAATTAAGATAA from Mycoplasmopsis bovirhinis encodes the following:
- a CDS encoding TMEM164 family acyltransferase, which produces MNFWHYRRNVVDFSSSKPLFLSFFVLSLFVILFLYIYRKRVYNYFNKEGKKFIFKTLSLENLFVVIGIFTTVYNLIRLGFLIGVDYPYIWELFPLHLCRFFSFSIPLLYIFKKGHKINMISILAVFGAIFGFLFADLGADPVATQIDREYNNLKEGTREWNNAGFNLGYDNVLFWDFIFAHSFVLIMPVFTHIVYGKKAKIKLRNFVQGSVMMLGMLVLVLIGNVALYNGIKNSNNIVKIQWTSNWFYLGAKGINTLGKLSQWPFSPIIFGLAGVLVNMLGYIFYIFMSSIDFDFNKHYIPNKVSRKKFKAVWHGLKTPWKEILNLKIKD
- a CDS encoding type I restriction-modification system subunit M — its product is MSQIINEDILWKAAEKLRDKVDPADYKNIVLGLVFLKYVSDKYTAKYNELIKYNDGREEDEDYYTAEHVFIVPKESLWTYVASHSKQDNLGQVIDNAFILLEKINNQLKGILPKTYSKSDLDKTALGELVDFFTNNLNMEDADGDFFGQVYEYYVGAFAKYIPTKGGEFFTPKSVVQLMVDILEPYKGRVYDPCCGSGGMFVQCSKFVKEHQGKIDNISIFGQESNPGTWKMAKMNLAIRGLEGNLGERNGDTFTDDLHKSLRADYIIANPPYNLKEFWKPSLQGDPRWVFGKPSEKNGNYAWLSLMYAKLSPKGKAAILMPNGATTSNTQDDYKIRKAMIESGKIDAILALPNKLFANVSISVQCWILNKDKTNKDILFVNADEMGKLISRKIRVLEDDDINKILKAYKDFKSNTLIDLPGFCKKATLDEIIAQDYSLNPGRYVGADESNKLSPEEIKEQLKVASAELLKLMKEGMELEEKVKEILEEEIK
- a CDS encoding S8 family serine peptidase, whose amino-acid sequence is MVKYDEYTSVLSIAQHKEVDSKSLLTFTTDFLTKNNIEFNKIYDFNTNVYYEDFVKIRTLQNDKLSLEDLNIYDSRYYNSDWSRENVNEYLFASVGLDKETRSRHFNSFINNKLSVGVLEPGVVESHFPTFEWNRKYGNGIWWRNEWFFNEKHTRHSTQVSELIAGKKGIMPTLGIVSVQVAINWNGISGEMNYLLRHTNIVNNSWSLGFIKKLRKVDPQMLKYNWLSKYLDDLIYNNKELINIVAASNYYDYGLKTLFSNGLSRNSIIVGATANENLEKKSYYSQIGNDLNYVSVVTPGGNYWFSDRTQYYDEDGNLVTAGYNNNGTSFSAPVVTAIAGMLKQKYPHKFDLGSDSIIFKSALITGSRKPAGVNSIYTAETGYEIPQYNKIEEAMQSLIVIKNINKNNPPYLNSRRVYFNKGDKIRASLVFLHDRLGDKTDIDFKIKSQSWYQLAISNFGSRNVEVIEFTAPSDGYYTLEAYPYKME
- a CDS encoding restriction endonuclease subunit S; translated protein: MRTYKIKEIAQIINGSTPSTKNKAYWNGNIVWITPSDLSSFNGKYIYTSNKLITKEGYDSCSTTLVPKGTVLLSSKASIGYLAIAGVELCTSQGFKSLVCNPALINNEYMYYWLSTKIKFFNSISSGAVMKELTTDILENINIELPNFNTQQHIVNIRGI
- a CDS encoding restriction endonuclease subunit S produces the protein MIYQLKDLAIISRGSQPFPVSKYLSNTGYPWLKIADFKLGDRVVNNTHEFIKHEGINKTKLVPKGTLVVSSSGTLGIPIFTGSQMCLYSGFIYFEKLSDKIMPLYLFYYLLKLRQTLQTKGTGAAIKHLQIKTFENLKIDLPSIDNQIHIVNTILFNLFF